One Streptomyces drozdowiczii DNA segment encodes these proteins:
- a CDS encoding sensor histidine kinase gives MTMSPQVPAHDGPPPVRFAFGRWTWKEVAHLLANLPMAIVGFVYTVLMIAIGVGLAVTVVGLPLLAAGLQGSRLIGRAERARARKLLGVVVDEPSPPARGRDGDGFFVWLWTSLRDPVAWRAALYSFIRLPWGILTFVVTLVCLIVWPALPYAARLMGNADRAMVRGLLSPSDDLERRIAELESDRGVVVDTAAADLRRIERDLHDGAQARLVALAMGLGLAKEKLTDDPEAAARMVDEAHGEVKVALQELRDLARGIHPAVLTDRGLDAALSAIASRCTVPVSVRVDLPGRPAQAIEGIAYFTVSELLQNVSKHSGARTASVDVWRSGDRLLIQVGDDGRGGASMDGGTGMAGLAERLDAVDGVFVLESPAGGPTTVTAELPWRDRGAEKSAARTRSA, from the coding sequence ATGACCATGAGCCCCCAGGTGCCCGCCCACGACGGGCCGCCTCCCGTCCGCTTCGCCTTCGGCCGGTGGACGTGGAAGGAGGTCGCGCACCTTCTTGCCAACCTGCCGATGGCGATCGTCGGATTTGTCTACACGGTGTTGATGATCGCGATCGGCGTGGGCCTCGCGGTCACCGTCGTCGGTCTGCCGCTGCTGGCCGCCGGGCTCCAGGGGTCCCGGCTGATCGGGCGCGCCGAGCGCGCCCGCGCCCGCAAGCTGCTGGGGGTCGTGGTCGACGAGCCGAGCCCGCCGGCCCGGGGCCGGGACGGCGACGGGTTCTTCGTGTGGCTGTGGACCAGCCTGCGCGACCCGGTCGCCTGGCGGGCGGCCCTGTACTCGTTCATACGGCTGCCGTGGGGCATCCTCACCTTCGTCGTGACGCTCGTCTGCCTGATCGTGTGGCCGGCGCTCCCCTATGCGGCCCGGCTGATGGGCAACGCGGACCGGGCCATGGTGCGCGGGCTGCTCTCGCCCTCCGACGACCTGGAACGCCGCATCGCGGAGCTGGAGTCGGACCGGGGCGTGGTGGTCGACACGGCCGCCGCGGACCTCCGCCGCATCGAACGGGACCTCCACGACGGGGCGCAGGCCCGCCTCGTCGCCCTCGCCATGGGGCTCGGCCTCGCCAAGGAGAAGCTGACGGACGACCCGGAGGCCGCCGCGCGCATGGTGGACGAGGCGCACGGCGAGGTGAAGGTCGCCCTCCAGGAACTCCGCGACCTCGCCCGCGGCATCCACCCCGCCGTCCTCACCGACCGCGGCCTCGACGCCGCCCTCTCCGCCATCGCCTCGCGCTGCACCGTGCCCGTCTCCGTGCGGGTGGATCTTCCGGGGCGCCCGGCCCAGGCGATCGAGGGCATCGCGTACTTCACCGTCTCCGAACTCCTCCAGAACGTGAGCAAGCACAGCGGGGCCCGGACCGCGTCCGTCGACGTGTGGCGCTCGGGCGACCGGCTGCTCATCCAGGTCGGCGACGACGGACGGGGCGGGGCCTCGATGGACGGCGGTACGGGCATGGCGGGGCTCGCCGAGCGGCTGGACGCCGTGGACGGGGTCTTCGTACTCGAATCGCCCGCCGGCGGCCCGACGACCGTCACGGCGGAGCTGCCGTGGCGCGACCGGGGCGCCGAGAAGAGCGCGGCGAGGACGCGCAGCGCATAA
- a CDS encoding NADH-quinone oxidoreductase subunit A has translation MTGLPGAASTPARTVLASSDYFHAYAVVGLLAVVGVLFVAVAFGAGRLLRPVVPTPEKLLTYECGVDPVGEGWAHTQVRYYVYAFLYVIFAVDSIFLFPWATVFAAPGYGATTLVEMFIFLGFLAVGLLYAWKKGVLEWT, from the coding sequence GTGACGGGTCTTCCCGGTGCGGCATCGACACCGGCGCGGACGGTGCTCGCGTCGTCGGACTACTTCCACGCGTACGCGGTGGTCGGACTGCTCGCCGTGGTCGGCGTCCTGTTCGTCGCCGTCGCCTTCGGCGCGGGCCGGCTGCTGCGGCCGGTGGTCCCGACGCCGGAGAAGCTGCTCACGTACGAATGCGGCGTGGACCCCGTGGGGGAGGGCTGGGCGCACACCCAGGTCCGCTACTACGTGTACGCCTTCCTGTACGTGATCTTCGCCGTCGACTCGATCTTCCTGTTCCCCTGGGCGACGGTCTTCGCGGCGCCGGGCTACGGCGCCACCACGCTGGTGGAAATGTTCATCTTCCTCGGTTTCCTGGCCGTGGGACTGCTCTACGCATGGAAGAAGGGCGTCCTCGAATGGACGTGA